A genomic stretch from Methylorubrum extorquens includes:
- the gyrA gene encoding DNA gyrase, subunit A (Evidence 2a : Function from experimental evidences in other organisms; PubMedId : 9278055; Product type e : enzyme), with product MADDNDQPGAGTPPPATDIKPVSITDEMRRSYLDYAMSVIVSRALPDARDGLKPVHRRILFAAHESGHLPERRYVKSARIVGDVIGKYHPHGDQSIYDALVRMAQDFSMRLMLIDGQGNFGSVDGDPAAAMRYTESRLAKPASALLSDIDKNTVDFQANYDGEHEEPTVLPARFPNLLVNGAGGIAVGMATNIPPHNLGELIDACIALIDDPSLTIEALNEIVPGPDFPTGGLILGRAGTRQAYATGRGSIIMRAKSHIEELRKEREALIFTEIPYQVNKATLVEKIAELVKEKRVEGISDLRDESDRDGMRIVVEIKRDAMAEVVLNQLYRYTPLQSSFGCNMVALNGGRPELMNLKDLLLAFNDFREEVVSRRTKFLLNKARERAHVLCGLAIAVANIDEVIRLIRTSPDPNTAREALMARDWPAHDIAPLIALVDDPRYRVAEDGTYRLSEIQARAILDLRLQRLTALGRDEVGDELKKLADEIADYLDILRSRVRIQAIVKTELAEVRALFATPRKTEIIDSDFSVEDEDLIAREDMVVTVSHAGYVKRVPLSTYRAQRRGGKGRSGMATRDEDFVTRLFVASTHTPVLFFSDQGQAYKEKVWRLPMAAPNARGKALVNILHLQNEGERISTIMPLPEDETSWDTLDVMFATASGNVRRNKLSDFTTVNRNGKIAMKLDPGDHIVHVEICRPEQNVLLTTALGQCIRFPVEDVRVFKGRDSTGVRGINLAQDDKVISMAILNAFDASPEERAGYLKMRRAVIGDAGEAEAEPAEAEEASEASAISLERYNEMGAAEQFVLTLSDRGFGKRSSSYEYRTSGRGGKGITAMRVNARNGNLVASFPVEASDQIMLVTNAGQLIRVPVDDIRIVGRASQGVTVFNTDKAERVVSVEHIEGEDENENGEEAV from the coding sequence TTGGCAGACGACAACGACCAACCCGGCGCCGGCACGCCCCCGCCCGCGACCGACATCAAGCCCGTCTCCATCACCGACGAGATGCGCCGGTCCTACCTCGATTACGCCATGAGCGTGATTGTGAGCCGCGCGCTGCCCGATGCGCGCGACGGCCTCAAGCCGGTGCACCGGCGCATCCTGTTCGCGGCGCATGAGAGCGGGCACCTGCCCGAGCGCCGCTACGTCAAGTCAGCCCGCATCGTCGGCGACGTGATCGGTAAGTACCATCCGCACGGCGACCAATCGATCTACGACGCCTTGGTCCGCATGGCCCAGGACTTCTCGATGCGCCTGATGCTCATCGACGGGCAGGGCAATTTCGGCTCGGTCGATGGCGATCCGGCCGCGGCCATGCGCTACACCGAATCGCGTCTGGCCAAGCCCGCCAGCGCGCTCCTCTCGGACATCGACAAGAACACCGTCGATTTCCAGGCGAACTATGACGGGGAGCACGAGGAGCCGACCGTCCTGCCGGCCCGCTTCCCGAACCTGCTGGTCAACGGCGCGGGCGGCATCGCGGTGGGCATGGCCACCAACATCCCGCCGCACAATCTCGGCGAGCTGATCGACGCCTGCATCGCCCTCATCGACGATCCGAGCCTGACCATCGAGGCGCTCAACGAGATCGTGCCCGGTCCCGACTTCCCGACCGGCGGCCTGATCCTCGGCCGCGCCGGCACCCGGCAGGCCTACGCCACGGGCCGCGGCTCGATCATCATGCGGGCGAAGTCCCATATCGAGGAGCTGCGCAAGGAGCGCGAGGCGCTGATCTTCACCGAGATCCCGTATCAGGTGAACAAGGCGACGCTGGTCGAGAAGATCGCCGAGCTGGTCAAGGAGAAGCGCGTCGAGGGCATCTCGGACCTGCGCGACGAATCCGACCGCGACGGCATGCGCATCGTCGTCGAGATCAAGCGCGACGCCATGGCCGAGGTCGTGCTGAACCAGCTCTACCGCTACACGCCGCTGCAATCCTCGTTCGGCTGCAACATGGTGGCGCTGAACGGCGGCCGCCCCGAGCTGATGAACCTGAAGGACCTGCTGCTGGCCTTCAACGACTTCCGCGAGGAGGTCGTCTCTCGGCGCACCAAGTTCCTGCTCAACAAGGCGCGCGAACGGGCCCACGTCTTGTGCGGTCTGGCCATCGCGGTCGCCAATATCGACGAGGTGATCCGCCTGATCCGCACCTCGCCAGACCCGAACACCGCCCGCGAGGCGTTGATGGCGCGCGACTGGCCGGCCCACGACATCGCCCCGCTGATCGCGCTGGTGGACGATCCGCGCTACCGCGTGGCCGAGGACGGCACCTACCGGCTCTCGGAGATCCAGGCCCGCGCGATCCTCGACTTGCGCCTGCAGCGCCTCACCGCTCTCGGCCGTGACGAGGTCGGCGACGAGTTGAAGAAGCTCGCCGACGAGATCGCCGACTATCTCGACATCCTGCGCTCGCGCGTCCGTATCCAGGCGATCGTGAAGACGGAACTGGCCGAGGTGCGCGCGCTCTTCGCCACCCCGCGCAAGACCGAGATCATCGATTCCGACTTCAGCGTCGAGGACGAGGATCTGATCGCCCGCGAGGACATGGTCGTGACCGTGTCCCATGCCGGCTACGTCAAGCGCGTGCCGCTCTCGACCTACCGGGCCCAGCGCCGCGGCGGCAAGGGCCGCTCCGGCATGGCGACTCGCGACGAGGATTTCGTCACCCGGCTGTTCGTGGCCAGCACCCACACGCCGGTGCTGTTCTTCTCCGACCAGGGCCAGGCCTACAAGGAGAAGGTCTGGCGCCTGCCGATGGCCGCGCCGAACGCCCGGGGCAAGGCGCTCGTCAACATCCTGCACCTTCAGAACGAGGGCGAGCGTATCTCCACGATCATGCCGCTGCCCGAGGACGAGACGTCCTGGGACACGCTCGACGTGATGTTCGCGACCGCCTCCGGCAATGTCCGCCGCAACAAGCTGTCAGACTTCACCACGGTGAACCGCAACGGCAAGATCGCGATGAAGCTCGATCCGGGCGACCACATCGTCCATGTCGAGATCTGCCGGCCCGAGCAGAACGTGCTGCTCACCACCGCGCTCGGCCAGTGCATCCGCTTCCCCGTGGAGGATGTGCGCGTCTTCAAGGGCCGCGACTCGACCGGCGTGCGCGGGATCAACCTCGCCCAGGATGACAAAGTCATCTCGATGGCGATTCTCAACGCCTTCGATGCCTCCCCCGAGGAGCGGGCCGGCTATCTCAAGATGCGCCGGGCGGTGATCGGCGACGCGGGCGAGGCGGAGGCCGAGCCGGCGGAGGCCGAGGAGGCTTCGGAGGCCTCGGCGATCTCGCTGGAGCGCTACAACGAGATGGGGGCCGCGGAGCAGTTCGTGCTGACCCTGTCCGATCGCGGCTTCGGCAAGCGCTCGTCGTCTTACGAGTACCGGACCTCCGGCCGCGGCGGCAAAGGCATCACGGCGATGCGGGTCAATGCCCGCAACGGCAACCTCGTCGCCTCCTTCCCCGTCGAGGCTTCGGACCAGATCATGCTGGTCACCAATGCCGGTCAGCTCATCCGCGTGCCGGTGGACGACATCCGCATCGTCGGCCGCGCCTCGCAGGGCGTGACGGTGTTCAACACCGACAAGGCCGAGCGTGTCGTCTCGGTGGAGCACATCGAGGGCGAGGACGAGAACGAGAACGGCGAAGAGGCCGTCTGA
- the mobA gene encoding molybdopterin-guanine dinucleotide biosynthesis protein A (Evidence 2b : Function from indirect experimental evidences (e.g. phenotypes); PubMedId : 10978347, 12719427, 20568278, 7551035, 80205; Product type e : enzyme) encodes MSPAPVSGLGIGPGVLGLILAGGLSRRMGGGDKPLRQLAGRTLLERVAERLGPQCAGGLALSANGDPARFCAAFSGSVLPDTVPDNPGPLAGILAGLEAAGEAGLTHIVSVPGDAPFLPEDFVARLVAVAAAEGQPIALAASGERRHFTSALWPAALREDLRGWLASGERRVGGFIERHGAAVASWPVEPVDPFLNLNAPEDLAAAEALLARVP; translated from the coding sequence GTGAGTCCCGCTCCGGTCTCCGGGTTGGGTATCGGGCCAGGTGTCTTGGGCCTGATCCTGGCCGGCGGCCTGTCGCGGCGGATGGGCGGGGGCGACAAGCCTCTGCGCCAGCTCGCTGGACGCACCCTCTTGGAGCGGGTCGCCGAGCGGCTCGGCCCGCAATGCGCCGGCGGGCTCGCGCTCAGCGCCAACGGCGATCCGGCCCGCTTCTGCGCAGCGTTTTCCGGCTCCGTCCTGCCCGACACCGTGCCGGACAATCCGGGGCCGCTCGCCGGCATCCTCGCCGGACTGGAAGCCGCCGGTGAAGCGGGCCTCACCCACATCGTCAGCGTGCCGGGCGACGCGCCCTTCCTGCCGGAGGACTTCGTCGCGCGGCTCGTCGCGGTCGCGGCGGCGGAGGGCCAGCCGATCGCGCTCGCGGCCTCGGGCGAGCGGCGCCACTTCACCAGCGCGCTCTGGCCGGCGGCCCTGCGGGAGGATTTGCGGGGCTGGCTCGCTTCGGGCGAGCGGCGCGTCGGCGGCTTCATCGAGCGGCACGGGGCGGCGGTGGCGTCCTGGCCGGTCGAGCCCGTCGATCCCTTCCTCAACCTCAACGCGCCGGAGGATCTGGCCGCCGCCGAGGCGCTTTTGGCGCGGGTTCCCTGA
- the mrp gene encoding antiporter inner membrane protein (Evidence 2a : Function from experimental evidences in other organisms; PubMedId : 15601724, 2259334; Product type t : transporter) has translation MAITRDDVLKALSTVTVDRGGTTLPDSGRLSQVVIDPGNRVMFSIRIDPSEAERFEPVRREAEGRVLALSGVSSVLASLTSERAPNPPAPGAAPRQPAGGPGAPPRQGNALPGVRHIVAVASGKGGVGKSTTACNLALALSAQGLRVGLLDADIYGPSVPKLLGLSGKPRVIEGKTLEPLQAYGLKAMSIGLLIEPESAMIWRGPMVQSAITQMLRDVAWGELDVLIVDMPPGTGDAQLTMAQATPLSGAVIVSTPQDLALIDARRGVTMFRKVSVPILGVIENMATFICPNCGAASAIFGHGGARHEAERLQVPFLGEIPLTMAIRETSDAGRPVVATDPDGPQAKIYREIAGKLWANLSGAPAGRAAPKIVIE, from the coding sequence TTGGCGATCACGCGCGACGACGTGCTGAAGGCGCTCTCGACTGTCACGGTCGATCGCGGCGGCACCACCCTGCCCGATTCCGGCCGCCTCTCGCAGGTGGTGATCGACCCCGGCAACCGGGTGATGTTCTCGATCCGGATCGATCCGAGCGAGGCCGAGCGGTTCGAGCCGGTGCGGCGCGAGGCGGAGGGCCGCGTCCTGGCCCTGTCCGGCGTGTCGAGCGTACTCGCGAGCCTGACCTCGGAGCGGGCCCCCAACCCGCCGGCTCCGGGCGCGGCCCCGCGTCAACCGGCCGGCGGTCCCGGCGCCCCGCCGCGCCAGGGCAACGCGCTGCCGGGCGTGCGCCACATCGTGGCGGTGGCCTCCGGCAAGGGCGGCGTCGGCAAGTCGACCACCGCCTGCAACCTCGCCCTGGCCTTAAGCGCGCAGGGTTTGCGCGTCGGCCTGCTCGATGCCGACATCTACGGTCCGTCGGTGCCGAAGCTTCTGGGGCTGTCCGGCAAGCCGCGGGTGATCGAGGGCAAGACCCTGGAGCCGCTCCAGGCCTATGGCCTGAAGGCCATGTCGATCGGCCTGCTGATCGAGCCGGAATCGGCGATGATCTGGCGCGGGCCGATGGTGCAGTCGGCCATCACCCAGATGCTGCGCGACGTGGCCTGGGGCGAACTCGACGTGCTCATCGTGGACATGCCCCCCGGCACGGGCGACGCGCAGCTCACCATGGCCCAGGCCACGCCCCTGTCGGGCGCCGTCATCGTCTCGACGCCGCAGGATCTGGCGCTGATCGATGCGCGCCGCGGCGTGACGATGTTCCGCAAGGTCTCGGTGCCGATCCTCGGCGTGATCGAGAACATGGCGACCTTCATCTGCCCGAATTGCGGGGCGGCCTCGGCGATCTTCGGCCATGGCGGCGCCCGTCACGAGGCCGAGCGCCTGCAGGTGCCCTTCCTCGGCGAGATCCCGCTCACTATGGCGATCCGCGAGACCTCGGATGCCGGCCGCCCCGTGGTCGCCACCGATCCGGACGGGCCGCAGGCCAAGATCTACCGCGAGATCGCCGGGAAACTCTGGGCCAACCTCAGCGGCGCGCCGGCCGGCCGTGCGGCGCCGAAGATCGTCATCGAGTGA
- a CDS encoding protein of unknown function; putative exported protein (Evidence 5 : Unknown function), translating to MRGALLALLLAATALPATAEVRFGPGVRIGGHDFSNRRSRSVHIERVKRLRGPVGCRHLRRGVYRRGDGSVVRGPMEECNLIAIPPGRQR from the coding sequence ATGAGGGGTGCGCTGCTGGCCCTGCTGCTCGCCGCCACCGCTTTGCCGGCCACCGCGGAGGTGCGCTTCGGCCCCGGCGTGCGCATCGGCGGCCACGACTTCTCGAACCGGCGCTCTCGCAGCGTCCATATCGAGCGGGTGAAGCGGCTGCGCGGCCCCGTCGGCTGCCGGCACCTGCGCCGCGGCGTCTATCGGCGCGGCGACGGCTCGGTCGTGCGCGGGCCGATGGAAGAATGCAACCTGATCGCCATTCCGCCGGGACGGCAGCGCTGA
- a CDS encoding putative general stress protein (Evidence 3 : Putative function from multiple computational evidences; PubMedId : 16926146, 9384377; Product type f : factor) translates to MHQGNHRDHEGAKKLFELVKDVKVAMLTTADQDGTLNSRPMWNNEIDENGDVWFFTKLHSPKTAEIGRDNQVNLSYSDPSSQTYVSIAGKAEVIRDQKLIDEKWQESLKTWFPNGKNDPEVGLIRIHPEQGEYWDSPSSTMVHLYGYVKASLTGESPKTETKKVNLA, encoded by the coding sequence ATGCACCAGGGCAACCATCGCGACCACGAGGGCGCGAAGAAGCTCTTCGAGCTGGTCAAGGACGTCAAGGTCGCAATGCTGACCACCGCCGACCAGGACGGGACGCTCAACAGCCGCCCGATGTGGAACAACGAGATCGACGAGAACGGCGACGTTTGGTTCTTCACCAAGCTGCACAGCCCGAAGACCGCCGAGATCGGCCGCGACAATCAGGTGAACCTCTCCTACTCCGACCCGTCGAGCCAGACCTACGTCTCGATCGCCGGCAAGGCCGAGGTGATCCGCGACCAGAAGCTGATCGACGAGAAGTGGCAGGAGAGCCTCAAGACTTGGTTCCCCAACGGCAAGAACGACCCCGAGGTCGGCCTGATCCGCATCCATCCCGAGCAGGGCGAGTACTGGGACAGCCCGTCCTCCACGATGGTCCACCTCTACGGCTACGTGAAGGCCTCGCTCACCGGTGAGAGCCCGAAGACCGAGACCAAGAAGGTCAACCTCGCCTGA
- a CDS encoding Nicotinate phosphoribosyltransferase (NAPRTase) (Evidence 2b : Function from indirect experimental evidences (e.g. phenotypes); Product type e : enzyme) — protein sequence MIDLAKRVYDHNFRIDPIVRSLLDTDFYKLLMAQMIFRRHRDLRVSFGIQNRTRSVRVADEIDLGELRAQLDHARTIRLSRGESTWLRGNTFYGKRQILSSEFMAWLEAFRLPDYELEVRDGQVALTFHGPWVETTMWEVPALAILNEMRSRAVLRGLGKFELQVLYARAMTRVWEKIERLKRLPDLSIADFGTRRRHGFLWQDWCVQAMNEGLGERAFLGTSNCLIAMRREVEAVGTNAHELPMVYAALAGDDDEALAAAPYAVLADWQQDYAGNLLVALPDTYGTTGFLAKAPDWLTAWTGIRIDSKEPIAGGEEALAFWESRGCDPREKLAIFSDGLDVDDIEAIHAHFHGRMRIGYGWGTRLTNDFRGLVPEGRLDPISVVCKVTEAEGRPTVKISDNPSKAQGPAAEVERYKRVFGVEEQAAMAVAV from the coding sequence ATGATCGACCTCGCGAAGCGGGTCTACGACCACAACTTCCGCATCGACCCGATCGTGCGCTCGCTGCTCGATACGGATTTCTACAAGCTCCTGATGGCGCAGATGATCTTCCGCCGTCACCGCGACCTGCGCGTCAGCTTCGGAATCCAGAACCGCACCCGGAGCGTGCGGGTCGCCGACGAGATCGACCTCGGGGAATTGCGGGCGCAGCTCGACCACGCCCGCACGATCCGCCTGAGCCGGGGCGAATCGACCTGGCTTCGCGGCAACACTTTCTACGGCAAGCGTCAGATCCTCTCCTCCGAGTTCATGGCCTGGCTCGAAGCGTTTCGCCTGCCGGACTACGAGCTGGAGGTGCGCGACGGACAGGTGGCACTGACCTTCCATGGCCCCTGGGTCGAGACCACGATGTGGGAGGTGCCGGCTCTCGCGATCCTCAACGAGATGCGCTCCCGCGCGGTACTGCGGGGTCTCGGCAAGTTCGAGCTGCAGGTGCTCTACGCCCGCGCCATGACCCGCGTCTGGGAGAAGATCGAGCGCCTGAAGCGCCTGCCCGACCTCTCCATCGCCGATTTCGGCACGCGCCGCCGCCACGGCTTCCTGTGGCAGGACTGGTGCGTACAGGCGATGAACGAGGGCCTGGGCGAACGCGCCTTCCTCGGCACCTCGAACTGCCTCATCGCCATGCGCCGCGAGGTCGAGGCAGTGGGCACCAACGCCCACGAACTGCCGATGGTCTACGCCGCGCTCGCCGGAGACGACGATGAGGCGCTGGCAGCCGCGCCCTACGCGGTGCTCGCCGATTGGCAGCAAGACTATGCCGGCAACCTGCTGGTGGCCTTGCCCGACACCTACGGCACCACCGGCTTCCTCGCCAAGGCGCCGGACTGGCTCACCGCCTGGACCGGCATCCGGATCGATTCGAAGGAGCCGATCGCGGGCGGCGAGGAGGCGCTCGCCTTCTGGGAGTCGCGAGGCTGCGACCCGCGCGAAAAGCTGGCGATCTTCTCCGACGGACTCGACGTTGACGACATCGAGGCGATCCACGCCCATTTCCACGGCCGCATGCGCATCGGCTACGGCTGGGGCACGCGGCTGACCAACGATTTTCGCGGCCTCGTGCCGGAGGGGCGGCTCGATCCGATCTCGGTCGTCTGCAAGGTGACGGAGGCCGAGGGCCGCCCGACGGTGAAGATCTCCGACAATCCGAGCAAGGCACAGGGGCCGGCGGCGGAGGTGGAGCGCTACAAGCGGGTGTTCGGGGTCGAGGAGCAGGCCGCGATGGCGGTGGCGGTGTGA
- a CDS encoding putative lactam utilization protein (LamB-like) (Evidence 3 : Putative function from multiple computational evidences; PubMedId : 1729609; Product type e : enzyme) yields MSAARIDLNADLGEGFGPWRMGDDAALLDIVTSANVACGFHAGDPDIMVETVIAARARGVAIGAHPGFHDLRGFGRNRIQESPTKIERDIAYQIGALQACAALAGARVTHVKAHGALANLSNEDAAIAEALARAVAGVDPDLALVVMPGLPAERAGERFGLRLVREIYADRAYAEDGTLAPRASPGAVIHDAGEAAARVARMVGEGAVFTLGGRRVPVAIDTVCVHGDNPEALAMARAVRAELERAGFSLRPFAEPSATS; encoded by the coding sequence ATGAGCGCCGCCCGAATCGATCTCAACGCCGATCTCGGCGAGGGTTTTGGGCCCTGGCGCATGGGCGACGACGCCGCGCTCCTCGACATCGTCACCTCGGCCAACGTCGCCTGCGGCTTCCATGCGGGCGACCCCGACATCATGGTCGAGACGGTGATTGCGGCGAGGGCGCGGGGCGTGGCGATCGGCGCCCATCCCGGCTTCCACGATCTGCGCGGCTTCGGCCGAAACCGGATCCAGGAGAGTCCCACAAAAATCGAGCGCGACATCGCCTATCAGATCGGTGCGCTCCAGGCCTGCGCCGCCCTGGCCGGCGCCCGCGTCACCCACGTCAAGGCGCACGGGGCGCTCGCCAACCTCTCGAACGAGGATGCGGCGATTGCCGAAGCGCTGGCCCGTGCCGTGGCCGGTGTCGATCCCGATCTCGCCCTGGTCGTGATGCCGGGGCTTCCCGCCGAGCGGGCCGGCGAGCGCTTCGGCCTGCGCCTCGTGCGGGAAATCTACGCCGACCGCGCCTATGCCGAGGACGGCACGCTCGCCCCCCGCGCCTCGCCCGGTGCGGTGATCCACGATGCGGGCGAGGCCGCCGCGCGCGTCGCTCGCATGGTCGGGGAGGGCGCCGTGTTCACGCTCGGCGGGCGGCGCGTTCCGGTCGCGATCGACACGGTCTGCGTCCACGGCGACAACCCGGAGGCGCTCGCCATGGCACGGGCGGTACGGGCCGAGCTTGAGCGGGCGGGCTTTAGCCTGCGCCCCTTCGCCGAACCCTCTGCGACGTCCTGA
- a CDS encoding conserved protein of unknown function; putative membrane protein (Evidence 4 : Unknown function but conserved in other organisms), which produces MKRISTGEGFIVPPRPARVSAAETPKGPLASSLVVFAIIVAGLFFAREVLIPIAIAVLLSFVLGPLVNFLRRLKLGRAFAVLVSVLLAAGIIAAVTTVIGVQVAELAQDVPRYQRTVERKIEGLRAGTLGQTMDYIANINRAIHQSGEESKESAEKAKQQAARDSNRKAEPEPPKPLLVQVEERRPGPLELATTVLAPVAQPLATAGIVFVVLLFILMQREDLRDRLIRLAGSSDLHRTTVAMDDAARRLSRYFLGQLALNSAFGVVIGVGLWIIGVPSPVLWGIFALVMRFVPYIGAFLSAVLPIALAAAVDPGWSMVLSTFLLFALVEPIVGQIIEPLVYGHSTGVSPFSVLVSALFWTWLWGPVGLLLSTPLTVCLVVLGRHVDRLEFLDVLFSNRPALTPIENFYQRMLADDPEEAQEHADLILRECSLSAYYDDVVLKGLELASRDAARGVLTPSQKDEIRASITALVEDLEDREDAVPDPASKPTRLFDGAGAAGDGESACKNGPIADPDPDELPAAWQADGAVLLVSGRGFLDGAATAIADQLLRKRGFGTRQVPFAEVARVRIAEWQPGPAQAVCVISLALSGEPTHLRRLVSRLRQKIDTVPIVAGLWRLDEPMLADDAVLAKIGADDHVTSLRDLIETILALARNEGGPDRSERSDAATPPRQALPEPA; this is translated from the coding sequence ATGAAGCGTATATCCACCGGTGAGGGCTTCATCGTGCCGCCGCGCCCGGCGCGTGTTTCCGCGGCCGAGACGCCGAAAGGTCCGCTCGCCTCCTCCCTCGTCGTGTTTGCCATCATCGTCGCGGGCCTCTTCTTCGCGCGCGAGGTGCTGATCCCCATCGCGATCGCGGTGCTGCTGTCCTTCGTGCTCGGCCCGCTGGTGAACTTCCTGCGCCGGCTGAAGCTGGGGCGGGCCTTCGCGGTGCTGGTCTCGGTGCTGCTCGCCGCCGGGATCATCGCTGCGGTGACCACCGTCATCGGCGTGCAGGTCGCCGAACTCGCGCAGGACGTGCCGCGCTACCAGCGCACCGTCGAGCGCAAGATCGAGGGGCTGCGGGCCGGCACGCTCGGCCAGACGATGGACTACATCGCCAACATCAACCGGGCGATCCACCAGAGCGGCGAGGAGAGCAAGGAATCGGCCGAGAAGGCCAAGCAGCAGGCCGCCCGCGACAGTAACCGCAAGGCCGAGCCGGAGCCGCCGAAGCCGCTGCTGGTCCAGGTGGAGGAGCGCCGCCCGGGCCCGCTCGAACTCGCCACCACCGTGCTGGCGCCGGTGGCGCAGCCGCTTGCCACCGCCGGCATCGTCTTCGTCGTGCTCCTGTTCATCCTGATGCAGCGGGAGGATCTGCGCGACCGCCTGATCCGGCTCGCCGGTTCGAGCGACCTCCACCGCACGACCGTGGCGATGGACGACGCGGCCCGGCGGCTCTCGCGCTACTTCCTGGGCCAGCTCGCCCTCAACTCCGCCTTCGGCGTCGTCATCGGCGTCGGGCTCTGGATCATCGGCGTGCCGAGCCCCGTGCTGTGGGGCATCTTCGCCCTCGTTATGCGCTTCGTGCCCTATATCGGCGCCTTCCTCTCGGCGGTCCTGCCGATCGCGCTCGCGGCGGCGGTCGATCCGGGCTGGAGCATGGTGCTGTCCACCTTCCTGCTCTTTGCCCTCGTCGAGCCCATCGTCGGGCAGATCATCGAGCCGCTGGTCTACGGACACTCGACGGGCGTCTCGCCGTTCTCGGTGCTGGTCTCGGCCCTGTTCTGGACCTGGCTCTGGGGACCGGTGGGCCTCCTGCTCTCGACGCCGCTCACCGTCTGCCTCGTCGTGCTCGGGCGCCACGTCGATCGGCTCGAATTCCTCGACGTGCTGTTCAGCAACCGCCCGGCGCTGACGCCGATCGAAAACTTCTACCAGCGCATGCTCGCCGACGACCCGGAGGAGGCGCAGGAACATGCCGACCTGATCCTGCGCGAATGCTCGCTCTCGGCCTATTACGACGACGTCGTGCTGAAGGGTCTCGAACTCGCCTCCCGCGACGCCGCCCGCGGCGTGCTGACGCCGAGCCAGAAGGACGAGATCCGCGCCTCGATCACGGCTTTGGTGGAGGATCTGGAGGACCGCGAGGATGCCGTGCCCGATCCGGCCTCCAAACCCACCCGCCTCTTCGACGGGGCAGGCGCCGCTGGCGACGGGGAGAGCGCCTGCAAGAACGGGCCGATCGCCGACCCCGACCCTGACGAGTTGCCTGCCGCGTGGCAGGCCGACGGTGCGGTGCTTCTCGTCTCCGGCCGCGGCTTCCTCGACGGGGCGGCGACCGCCATCGCCGACCAGCTCCTGCGCAAGCGCGGCTTCGGCACCCGGCAGGTGCCCTTCGCCGAGGTCGCCCGGGTGCGCATCGCCGAATGGCAGCCGGGTCCGGCTCAAGCGGTCTGCGTGATCTCGCTGGCGCTGTCCGGCGAGCCGACCCATCTGCGCCGCCTCGTCTCGCGGCTGCGCCAGAAGATCGACACGGTGCCGATCGTCGCCGGGCTGTGGCGCCTCGACGAGCCGATGCTCGCCGACGACGCGGTGCTGGCCAAGATCGGCGCGGACGACCACGTCACCTCCCTGCGCGACCTGATCGAGACGATCCTCGCCCTTGCCCGCAACGAGGGCGGCCCGGACCGGTCCGAGCGGAGCGATGCGGCCACGCCCCCGCGGCAGGCCCTGCCCGAGCCGGCTTGA